A DNA window from Engraulis encrasicolus isolate BLACKSEA-1 chromosome 3, IST_EnEncr_1.0, whole genome shotgun sequence contains the following coding sequences:
- the LOC134445252 gene encoding golgin subfamily A member 4-like → MDCLSDDIGSTDTDTARGLSLREQRLRVQQLEKQNQAEFKAVRDVLENEHKLPRAARTLGNSLPNPRPGLQSIVDKQQRRLCTMVEQLNGLQHTLRLRESQLQDVERTLKCLELDNSPDPDERQYDQRVRQLENCLEKMNIKITEAENIYSTYIEVQEHLFREVRAMPLVLEKLQSTVIRGQVELSHVAQLSHAAQAAVESTKVMLVQMERQLVMERISLECNLNSKQQEKEREVEARMEREKDGDRRVSRTPQHQRKDQRKADGGKDAITDIIDSAAVHVVQRSASQPLTQQSQVKMVKEMDDLKDALGCTDLQELESRLVSQKATREQLHTQMRQCEELVAQRQEGLAALELQYAQSKFNPSSGSGRYKQMEAELREELEKERVRCQEWEAKLDKARAVLRGVEQGVNNLFYLISCLAHKESMEVSPPQAQDAVEKLQEIDSQLPSLFTATEATEATEKSEDAGGSDKLWTFLVQTTMMEPRNCKRVLSPTYNSNTEDTFQFRSHEEDYSLSRDEIKRRNKQLIEAHQPKKKATKAAKKD, encoded by the exons ATGGATTGTTTATCCGATGACATCGGTTCGACGGACACAGATACTGCAAGAGGTCTCTCCTTGCGGGAACAACGACTCCGAGTTCAACAACTAG AGAAGCAGAATCAGGCCGAATTTAAGGCTGTCCGAGACGTCCTCGAAAATGAGCACAAACTGCCTCGTGCTGCCAGGACATTGGGCAATTCTTTGCCCAACCCAAGGCCTGGCCTTCAG AGCATCGTGGACAAGCAGCAGCGGCGACTGTGCACTATGGTGGAGCAGTTGAATGGATTGCAGCACACTCTTCGACTGCGAGAGTCTCAGCTACAGGACGTGGAACGAACACTGAAGTGTCTGGAACTGGACAATAGTCCTGATCCAGACGAGCGACAGTATGATCAG CGGGTCCGTCAGCTGGAAAATTGCCTGGAGAAAATGAACATTAAAATCACGGAGGCTGAAAACATCTACAGCACCTATATTGAAGTGCAAGAGCATCTCTTTCGG GAGGTGAGAGCGATGCCCCTGGTCCTGGAGAAGCTGCAGTCCACGGTGATCCGAGGCCAGGTGGAGCTCAGCCATGTGGCCCAGCTGTCCCACGCCGCCCAGGCTGCTGTGGAGAGCACCAAg GTGATGCTGGTGCAGATGGAGCGGCAGCTGGTGATGGAGCGCATCTCGCTGGAGTGCAACCTGAACTCCAAGCAGCAGGAGAAGGAGCGGGAGGTGGAGGCGCgcatggagagggagaaggacgGCGACCGGCGCGTCAGCCGCACACCGCAACACCAACGCAAGGACCAG AGGAAGGCAGATGGAGGCAAGGACGCAATCACTGACATTATCGACTCTGCTGCCGTCCATG tggtgcagcggtcagccagccagcccctgACGCAGCAGTCCCAGGTGAAGATGGTGAAGGAGATGGACGACCTGAAAGATGCTCTTGGCTGCACTGACCTGCAG gagTTGGAGAGCCGGCTGGTTTCCCAGAAGGCCACCCGTGAGCAGCTCCACACCCAGATGAGGCAGTGCGAGGAGCTGGTGGCCCAGAGGCAGGAGGGGCTGGCCGCCCTGGAGCTCCAGTACGCACAGAGCAAGTTCAACCCCAGCTCCGGCTCCGGCAG GTACAAGCAGATGGAGGCGGAGCTGCGTGAGGAGCTGGAGAAGGAACGTGTGCGCTGCCAGGAGTGGGAGGCCAAGCTGGACAAGGCCCGCGCCGTGCTAAGGGGGGTGGAGCAGGGCGTCAACAACCTCTTCTACCTCATCTCCTGCCTTGCACACAAG GAGTCTATGGAGGTTTCTCCTCCTCAGGCTCAGGACGCTGTGGAGAAGCTGCAGGAGATAGACAGCCAGCTGCCCTCGCTCTTCACCGCTACGGAGGCCACGGAGGCCACGGAGAAGAGCGAGGACGCAGGAGGCAGTGACAAG CTGTGGACGTTCCTGGTTCAGACCACCATGATGGAGCCTCGCAACTGCAAGAGAGTCCTCAGCCCCACGTACaacagcaacactgaag ACACGTTCCAGTTCCGCAGTCACGAGGAGGACTACTCGCTGAGTCGAGACGAGATCAAACGCCGCAACAAGCAGCTCATCGAGGCTCACCAGCCCAAGAAGAAGGCCACCAAGGCTGCCAAGAAAGACTAA